Proteins encoded in a region of the Aminivibrio sp. genome:
- a CDS encoding DUF2905 domain-containing protein — MTGTGKLLMAAGAILLAAGALLYILGTFFPMLGKLPGDIAVTKKNVTIYFPLTTMIIVSVVLTLILNLISRWIK, encoded by the coding sequence TTGACGGGAACAGGAAAACTTCTTATGGCCGCCGGAGCGATTCTTCTGGCGGCGGGTGCGCTTCTGTACATTCTCGGCACGTTTTTCCCCATGCTCGGTAAACTGCCCGGAGACATTGCCGTGACGAAGAAAAACGTCACCATCTATTTCCCCCTGACCACCATGATCATCGTCAGCGTCGTCCTGACGTTGATACTCAATCTGATTTCCAGGTGGATAAAATAA
- the ruvB gene encoding Holliday junction branch migration DNA helicase RuvB, which yields MTEGKRRFLDPVDGAGEDETSLRPLSLGEFVGQEKLKEKLSIFIQAARQRGESLDHCLFYGPPGLGKTTLASIIAREMGGQLRVTTGPALEKTGDLAAILSNLEPNDVLFIDEIHRLPSNVEEILYPGMEDFSLHIIVGKGPLANNICLTLPKFTLVGATTRLGLLTSPLRARFGIVEQLSLYDETELAGIVARGARVLGISLREEAAAEIARRSRGTPRIALRLLRRVRDVSEVRGLVSVDGAVAVTALDMLGLDSNGLDEGDRRILRIIVELFDGGPVGLSTLGAALNEEVQTIEDIYEPYLIQQGLIERTPRGRKATKNAWLYLGKTPPAEKQEQWQLQFPEEE from the coding sequence GTGACAGAGGGAAAACGGCGTTTCCTTGACCCTGTCGACGGGGCGGGGGAGGATGAGACCTCCCTCCGGCCCTTGTCGCTCGGTGAATTTGTAGGACAGGAAAAACTCAAGGAGAAGCTTTCCATTTTCATCCAGGCCGCCCGGCAGCGGGGCGAATCCTTGGACCACTGCCTGTTTTACGGTCCCCCCGGACTGGGAAAGACAACTCTCGCAAGCATCATCGCGAGGGAAATGGGAGGGCAGCTTCGGGTCACCACCGGGCCCGCTCTCGAGAAGACGGGAGACTTGGCGGCAATATTGTCCAATCTGGAGCCCAACGACGTGCTGTTTATTGACGAAATACACCGCCTGCCCTCGAACGTGGAAGAAATCCTCTATCCGGGGATGGAGGACTTTTCGCTGCATATCATTGTCGGGAAAGGGCCGCTTGCGAATAATATCTGCCTTACCCTGCCGAAATTCACCCTCGTTGGAGCGACAACCCGCCTCGGACTCCTCACGTCGCCCCTCCGGGCCCGTTTCGGAATCGTGGAGCAGCTTTCCCTCTACGACGAAACGGAACTCGCCGGGATCGTGGCCCGGGGAGCGAGAGTCTTGGGAATTTCCCTCCGGGAAGAGGCAGCCGCCGAAATAGCCAGGAGATCCCGGGGAACTCCCAGGATCGCTCTTCGGCTTCTGCGGAGAGTGCGGGACGTGTCGGAGGTCCGGGGTCTTGTCTCCGTGGACGGTGCCGTTGCCGTGACGGCTCTCGACATGCTGGGCCTTGACTCGAACGGCCTGGACGAGGGTGACAGGAGAATCCTGAGGATCATCGTCGAACTGTTCGACGGAGGGCCGGTTGGCCTTTCGACCCTCGGTGCGGCCCTGAACGAGGAAGTCCAGACGATCGAGGATATTTACGAGCCGTACCTTATACAGCAGGGGCTCATTGAAAGGACCCCCCGGGGAAGAAAAGCCACGAAAAACGCTTGGCTCTATCTCGGGAAAACACCGCCCGCAGAAAAGCAGGAACAGTGGCAGCTACAGTTTCCAGAGGAGGAATAA
- the ruvA gene encoding Holliday junction branch migration protein RuvA — protein MLRFLSGKVVSVSDSIVVIDVAGFGFELLCTGRAAAMCGEGEPALLVTHLQFAETGPSLFGFADERERGLFLKLTTVKGVGGKMAMNILKAASSDRVIDWLVSSDIESLVKIPGIGRKTAERLCFEMHRHLAGGHSDLNIDGVSHEGRSLDLAMEGLRSLGFSQGDVAAVFRKLKNDGAVEEDSTAEQLIRMALKELKRN, from the coding sequence ATGCTGCGATTTCTTTCAGGTAAGGTTGTTTCCGTTTCCGATAGCATCGTGGTTATCGACGTGGCAGGATTCGGCTTTGAGCTTCTCTGCACCGGAAGAGCGGCCGCCATGTGCGGGGAAGGGGAGCCCGCCCTGCTGGTGACCCATCTTCAGTTTGCCGAAACCGGTCCGTCCCTGTTCGGGTTCGCCGACGAACGGGAACGGGGGCTCTTCCTGAAGCTCACAACCGTGAAGGGTGTGGGCGGGAAAATGGCCATGAATATACTGAAAGCCGCTTCTTCCGACAGGGTGATCGACTGGCTCGTCTCTTCCGATATCGAGTCCCTCGTCAAAATCCCCGGTATCGGCCGGAAGACGGCGGAAAGACTCTGTTTCGAAATGCACCGCCATCTTGCAGGGGGACACTCCGACCTGAATATCGACGGAGTGTCCCATGAAGGTCGGAGCCTTGATCTCGCCATGGAAGGTCTTCGATCTCTCGGTTTTTCCCAGGGCGATGTGGCGGCCGTTTTCAGGAAACTGAAGAACGACGGAGCCGTTGAAGAAGATTCCACGGCGGAGCAGCTTATCCGCATGGCCCTGAAAGAACTGAAGCGGAATTGA
- the ruvC gene encoding crossover junction endodeoxyribonuclease RuvC, whose product MKSWKAWKDREGLLLKCIGIDPGLGRMGFASVICEGHVFRSLSYGCVETPPAETVPVRLNMIYEKLGEQVECCSPDFMSVEKLFFGRNISTAEYVWQARGVVLLLAARYGLPVFEPKPSQIKLAVCGYGTAPKEQVQKMVQRILNLDCIPKPDDAADAIAAAVAGFFLFAEEKRTAPSGGSHAAISFR is encoded by the coding sequence ATGAAATCATGGAAAGCCTGGAAGGATAGAGAAGGGCTATTGCTCAAATGCATCGGCATTGATCCCGGACTGGGAAGGATGGGGTTTGCCTCGGTGATCTGCGAAGGGCATGTTTTTCGATCCCTTTCCTATGGCTGCGTCGAAACTCCTCCTGCCGAAACAGTCCCCGTCCGGCTGAACATGATTTATGAAAAGCTGGGTGAGCAGGTTGAGTGCTGCTCACCTGATTTTATGTCGGTGGAAAAGCTCTTTTTCGGAAGAAACATCAGCACGGCGGAGTATGTCTGGCAGGCGAGGGGAGTTGTCCTCCTTCTCGCGGCGAGGTACGGGCTGCCCGTTTTTGAGCCCAAACCATCCCAGATCAAGCTGGCCGTATGCGGTTACGGAACGGCACCGAAAGAGCAGGTGCAGAAAATGGTCCAGCGCATCCTGAACCTGGACTGTATACCGAAACCCGACGATGCCGCCGATGCCATTGCCGCCGCTGTTGCCGGCTTTTTCCTTTTTGCAGAGGAGAAAAGAACCGCTCCGTCAGGAGGAAGTCATGCTGCGATTTCTTTCAGGTAA
- a CDS encoding YebC/PmpR family DNA-binding transcriptional regulator encodes MSGHSKWANIKHRKAAQDAKRGNLFQKLVKAIIIAAKEGGGDPTMNMRLKAAIDRAKAASVPNDNIIRGIKRGTGEIAGAQYEEITYEAYGPNGVAILIEVLTDNRNRAASEIRALLTRNGGSLGEAGSVAWMFERKGIIEVSGKDLDEENLMTVALEAGAEDLEQQDEGYSVYTDAASLSDVRDALEKAGYSIKRAETEMVPKNTVQISDPEKARKVLRLMDLLEENDDTQNVYGNFDIPDEIMESLEG; translated from the coding sequence TTGTCCGGGCATTCAAAATGGGCAAACATCAAGCACAGAAAAGCGGCACAGGATGCCAAGCGGGGCAATCTGTTCCAGAAACTCGTGAAGGCGATTATAATTGCGGCCAAAGAAGGCGGCGGAGATCCAACCATGAATATGCGCCTCAAGGCCGCCATCGACCGGGCAAAGGCTGCGAGCGTGCCGAATGACAACATCATCAGGGGCATCAAGAGGGGAACCGGAGAAATAGCGGGAGCCCAGTATGAGGAGATCACCTACGAAGCCTACGGGCCGAACGGAGTGGCCATCCTCATCGAAGTATTGACGGACAACAGGAACAGGGCGGCATCGGAAATCCGGGCACTGCTTACGAGAAACGGCGGTTCCCTCGGAGAGGCAGGAAGCGTCGCCTGGATGTTCGAGCGGAAGGGGATAATTGAAGTCAGCGGAAAGGACCTCGATGAGGAAAACCTCATGACCGTCGCCCTTGAAGCCGGAGCAGAGGATCTTGAGCAGCAGGACGAAGGGTACTCGGTGTACACCGATGCTGCATCCCTTTCAGACGTGAGGGACGCCCTGGAAAAGGCAGGCTATTCCATCAAACGGGCGGAAACGGAGATGGTCCCGAAGAACACGGTCCAGATCAGCGACCCCGAGAAGGCGCGAAAAGTGCTTCGTCTTATGGACCTTCTCGAGGAAAACGACGATACCCAGAATGTCTACGGAAACTTTGACATTCCCGATGAAATCATGGAAAGCCTGGAAGGATAG